The DNA segment CTTTGGGCACTGTGaaagggtgctgcagaagacgCGCTCTGTTGGACGCTCAGGGTATTGCGAAACTTTTCCAAACCTGCCCTGGCGATTGCGATGGATTGTGTCCCAGTCATCAACAAAAGACTTGAGCTGGTATTGGCCTGGGCCCAGATTGGCTAATTTCTAGGATGAAAAAATAACTTGTCTTGACAAGTGTTGAAAGAACATAATGGTTGGCTTATCATTAAATTTGCAAACCAATCATCTGAAAGCTGATTTAAGTTCAAGTCCACATTAGAATGGAGCTTCAAAATCTACTCTGTTGTGTGTCTAGGACAGCTAAAAGGACCCCAGTAAGAGGACATCATAAAAGTGCTTAAtcaaagtatataaataaagcCTAATGATGAAGCTAATGTTTTTGGTATCTCATTGTGATAAAACATACAGGAGCAGCAAGATATCCAACAGTGATGGGTTTATTCCTGTCCCCAGAAAACAGGTCATAGGGGCCTCGTAAACTCGTCACTTTGTTTACACGCTCCTCTGCAAAGCTCTTGAAGTTGTATGTCCCTGGACCCAACTTGGAACCCTGAAAAAATGACaagtttagaaaaatacttGCAGATAGATGCATCAgcacaaattttatttcaaaattccaTTGGGAACACACTACATGTCATCCATCCCCAATTACACACATTCTTTCGATTTATAGTCTGGGCTCGGACAGTTTTTTTTGTACAGAATGCAAAAAAGCACTCTTAAAAagacaaagaaatatatattttaattcatttaatcgGAACTGTACAAATCATGGGTGAGTCTACTCACAACAGAGGGAAGATTCCTGGGCGTGGAGGATCCAGCATCCAGCATCCCAATTGTTGATGTTGAAATCTGTTCCTTCGCCTCCTTGGCAGCATGGGGAATACCCCCATCACCATAGGTACCTAGGAAAGAGataaacaaaaactttaaatcaTAAAACTACCGCGTCTCTCTACTTCAAACAgggatttgatttttttgtgtttactgGATACAGACTATTGTTTCCTACTCTCATGGGCTGCATCACTATATTAGTACTGTTACGCGCTTGCTGGCATTCAGGAGCGGCCTGCCGCTCCACCTACAGTATCTGATGTCAATGTAGACAAAGGCACCCTGGTTGCTCAGGATCACCCTTCACAAATAGTCTAACACAAAGCACCACCTTGTATGGCaggatttatttttcaaattgagcAATAGGGAAGAGGCATACTATAGCCCAAaccttttaaaagaaaactgaCACTCCTAATTTGACTTGTTCCTGTAAGAGCATCTCACCTGGTCCCGGTACCTCACTCTGCTGTTCCTTAAAGCGGGTTGCCCGAGTCTCACAGATTCCGAGAGCACTGCGTGGTTTCAAGTCTGAAGACTCCAGAAAATCCTTGATCTCATACGACCCCGGACCCAGCTTACGAAcctgaataaaaacaataataacatgCAGTAAAAATGATTTGCTTATTTATGTAACATACTGATTATTGAACAGGAAGGGCATTTTTAAGGCATGTTATACCGATAACTCATTCTATAACTATGCAAATATGAGCCATACAGTTGCTCTTGGTAGATCATAAGCATTTTCTTTGAGATGTTTCAATTTGTATTGaattataatcatatacattttttagtAATCATGTGTGAAGGTAAAGCATGGGGATTTCATTATCAATAAAAGCATGTATGTTTAGTAGTATGGcttaaaaagaaagttttttttgcATTCTACACAAGTTTAATTGCTAATATGACAAagcaaaattataaaacatcaataaaactTTTCTAAACAAATACATGTCAATGGAGCATGGCTCGCAGGATTTCGGTTATTTAAATAGGTACAAATATGTTCCCATCAACTAATTTGAGATGTTCACTCCCTTTCttgaatatttaatacaacACTACCGCAGTTTtatcaagggaggtaatttgggaagtttaaaaatagaatcatGTTATTTAATTGTGCACATTTTTTGGTGGGACCTAATTAATTTATACACCACAAGtttagtaaatgttttgaatgataaaatgacatataaatatatatattttttttttattttgattagaATTTAATATAACGGATCAATATCCAGAGCTGTCACATGAGTGACAAATACAGCCACACGCTACCTGGACGCAGGAATGGTCAACTATTTCTTTCAGAAGGGCCCATAGTTCCTTCAAACATGGGGTTGATTGAAACCAAggtcgaacttgacctgtatatTATGctgttttccaaatattttttaaattggacAACTGTTTCATGAGTAAATGTTCGGATACcatatttttggaaaaatttaaagttgaaaataGGCCTTAACTCCAGTAAGACTGGATTTTCCAAAGTCACACTTGACCTTTATTTAATGGTGATAGCAGGAGACAAGACTGActgaaataataattgaaataaaatctatTAAGTCAATCATCAtgtaaaaagtaatatttatcaTGGCCCTTTCTTCTTCTTTCATAAGATCTGAATGTctttaataacattttgcaGATAAATTTACTATATCgaagtataattattttgtcaaatcaatatttatgatttttttcaatggcACATTTAAGATTATCTTAATCATTTAATAGGATCTACCAGTATATTTaatgaactttaaaaaaaaaatctaaaacacctttaaaataccataaatatctttctaaatatttaatgtgATTAACTTTAACAGAACCAGGTCTTGGTGAATATATCatgaaattcaaaaattgaACAGTATTGTTAAACCATAAAACCAACCATTATAGATGGACCATCAGCCTTCTTATAAGTAATCTTTTACCTCCTATCTTATAAAACCTTGTGTGAGATAATCATAGAAAATATGGCAAAGGAaggtaaatatttttcataatgatcattaattaaacatttctttgcGTTCAGTTAACTATTGATTATTGATTTACTTTCACATGTAATTAAATTTCTGAGATTCTTGAGGCAGCGGTATCAAAGCTTCTACACTCAATTAAAACTGGGAATGATATTATCCAGAtgactgagcttgtttctattGATTGGCAATATATATTGCTGTAAGAATTGAAGATATTCAAAATAGTTGAAATATAGTAACAATTTCTTCCAATTGATTCAAATTGTATATGAATTACAGTTCCATTTTCACCCAGTGTATTTCTCATTTTAATCATTGGCAATTTTAGCATCTGAAAATTCAATTAAACCACTAACCACTGCCTTGACCTATTGTTAGTTTGCTGATATTGATCAATCTGTCTAAATTCATAAAGGGAATAAGATACAATCGAAACGATATTTATATCAATCTGATATTAGGTAGCTTTGAAGTCTTATCTCCATGTATTATACATGTTGCATTCAGTTCCATGTGAAATGTAAATACTGGCAGCTCGGCCATTAAGGGCATTGATTTTCTCTTTTAAAGATGTAGATCACTTCACATTAATCAacagaatacatttttataatagCTATTAGTTCTGGTCGACgtcttaaaacatatttcaattactAGTTTCAAATTGGTTATATTTACTTAATGCTTGTTGAATGGAAAACATTTcagtcaaaacatttaaaacctGATCAATCAATGACACAAATGTAAACCCCTTTATCTGCATAAGCACACTTCGGGTGATCTAATATGTTGTGTTAACATAcctaaaacaaacatgttgaGAATTTAAGCCTTACTGTTAAGAGCTAAACAAATGTAGACAGTGCTTAAATTATTCtacatcaaataataatttgttaatattgaacTCAAATTTCTATTCCACCAGACAGGCTACATCTAGTGACCTATACTGTCtgaatttataaattattaccggtaatgttaataaaaaatataggaGCCAAGacaaatgcatctgaaaactaCCTTCTAGCAAAAGCAAactttcaagttttttttaagctAAGCTTAACCAGCATCCCCAAcaataatgatgaaaatatttgataatcaGAAGATCACAATAGCgtgtaattaaaaacattagATACCGGGTAAACAGCAACTATCAtattacacaaacatttataaacagtCCCTACCAATTCCTTTTTCAGTTCCCACTGTTCTTTGTGGAGAAGGTGTGGTAGGGCGGCCATCCTTTCCACCTCATGTGCGCGAGACCAGCCCGGCCCTGATGACCGCTCCTCAACACTCTTTCTGTTGAACCCACCAACATCCACATAGTACGATCCAGGGCCCATGCGCCGGTTCTGCAAACAGTGAAATCATAGATTAATATCATATTGCAATTATTAAAGTCTTTCAttatcagggatgtgatttacCTGGCAGCTGaaggactggaaccatttaggTCAATTTAGGGGGTCAAGCAACCTGCAGCAGaagcaaaactggctttttaaAAGCCCTTTGGAGGGCTTTCCTGACTTcgaatttgaagcaaactggagaGTCAACAGGAGAGTCAATACTAACAGCAAATACAGTAACAACCAAAAGCAACCAGTTGACTTTTTCTAATCAGTtaacaaactttttttcttctctcatgtttaattttcttaacaataaaCAGATCCATAGTCTAGTGGTAAGACATTCAACAGACAAATAAGTGCTGTCATAGGACAGTGCGCTCGACTTTACGCCCATTTGTCTtagaaataaattcaataatgatgtaatatgtgcctatcaaaagcaattataaaagtCAAATTAAAGAATATACAAGAAATGCAGCAATGCaatgaaaccaggttttcactgATTGACAGAAGATCTTCAGCCTTTGTTGTAAGaatcagtttcaactgcttttcTATTTccagtagcagtgaccttgaccttgaccctacgGGCTCAAAATACAATCTAATGGAAGTCCTCAAttaactcttcctacataccaagtttggtcacaatctgtcatccctaactaaaattattcagtaccaaacagtTCATCTATtcatagtaacagtgaccttgaccctaggaacGCAATGCaatgaaaggtcttcataaactctttatataataattataccaagtttggttgccatatgtcaaccctaactaaagttattcagaaccaatcatttttctatttaagtgacagtgaccttgacccctggggccccaaatgcaatcccatgaaaggtctccaaaaactcttcctatttaccaagtttggtccctttatgtcaaacctaactaaatttatttgataacataggtgagtttgacacAGCCCTCCTGCCAGCCTGCCTGAACAATGACGTACATCATTCTAATTACCAGGTTTCTCATTGTGAAAACcttgattaaaatataaaaatgtgcctgtcataaaccataaaaaaggtcaatcaagggccataatttttatttaggattaatatggagttatgtaactgAACTTCTGTGTAATGTATGAAGGCCATTGAATGAACAGTATATGAGATCAAAGTTAAAAGCCAAAGTTGCCcaaaatctttaacaaaatctttttagtcaatcaggggccataatttttattaagataaaatgGTGTAAAGTTACCTAATTATAAGATATCCGTCaataattgtgtgaagtattaagtcaattgaatgaaggacATAGAAGTTATTAGAAAAAAACCAAACTTTCCACAAAAAATTTAACCTGCaacaatgtgccctaaaactttaacccaagttccaaagtcaatcagggccaaattttgtatttaggataattaTGGAGTTATGTATACTCagtgtgtgatggtcctgaacaactgtttgAAGTATTAAGAGAATTGAATGAAGAGTATTGTAGTTATAAGTGAAAGCAACTTGTCCTAAAACTTCAACTGGACACCAACGCTGAGTAAGTAGTATAGCCTTCTTATAAAGCTTGAGGTCACAGGTTTCACTAAGAAATGTTATCTTTGTCTTTGAGGAGGGACATACAACTAGGGTCCTGTGGTGCTAAAATATggtgcatgttaaagaaccagaGTAGCACTAAGCagagttatgcaccagtcaattgtaaccacggccccccaagatccgggggtataccggggatagccggggaaatgggccgtgtttttaccttccaggtggccccgcagtgccgggtgaatgcgctggttttgtattcgcgccatatatagcggggaatgtgccttacttagggtccctggggtgcgggggcatttggcggggatttaaccatcagttcgtccccgccgGGCGGGGTTTTTACCCatgcttggctggaccgaaagtcaaagtccccgctattcgctggacctggaggggccgtggttacaatggACTAGTGCATTAGTCTGTGCACTATACCCCACAACCATAAAAAAAATTATCCTCtcaatttgttaaaatgaatgcaTTGTGAGGTATTTATATTTACTACAGCTACCTTTTAAAATTTAAGAGGTGgctaaaataacaaaagtgaaATGTGTAACCTACCAGTTCTTCAATAGACTTTTTGTCATAAGGAATTTCTGTAAAAGTGCCTGGCATCTTTTTTTTAGGATGAACACCAGAGACATCAAACCTgcaattcatacacatgtatgcaTATCACCAAGTGCAATTCATTACAAGATAAAAACTGTCATTAATAAGccaaacatcattttaaaacaatgtagCTGGTAattttttggaaacaaaagAAATTGGATGGCTTCTTGAATGGAATTGTAACttcttttattaatttaataattagttatttattaaaccattttgattattaaattttgatgcacAATACTATACATGGGTGttcagaaaaaatgttttaatttggatattttaatgtttctttgCAATGCTGCCACTTCGGTCAATGCCTAAGATCATTGGAAACACATTGGGTGtcttttaatgtaaatttatgGTACacacaatgatttttaattgtGGCCTTATTCTAAGTTCACTTCCTACACTTATCGATACACTACAGGAAAACTTACCTTGCGGTTTGGGTCCCAAATGGAGATcctttgaactttttttctgccattttttcaattgttttaggTCATTAGGTTAGAATAGATTGcactgaatatattttacactACATCTTTATTGCGGGAAATACTATCACAAAAAGTCCTGAAGAACTATCACCGTTGTCACATGGCAACGTGACGCTATCCTCTTCAGAGATCGAAATCTCCGTTTGTGCGACAGTCCATGcaaaattataaacaagagGACAATTCTATCGaataatataagttatttttaaattggtGAATACTAATTTGCTAGACTCACTAACAGTAGTAAAATCGAggaatgcatttaaggaaataattgttttaatgtaggGTTTTCCATTATCAAGAGGGGATCCTCGTTGAAGAGTATTCTAAAGGGAGGCAACTCAATCGATCCATTCGTACCTACGAACACTCGTACCACAGTGTTCGTACCAGACAATTAAAACTGACTTAAAGTGACGCTAATCTGACAAATTTACCCCTGGACAACGTGAAAGAAGACAAACCTTTCCATTATATGATAAGTTATAAAAGTTTAGTCTATCAATCTTTAAGCATATGcgtcttgaaacttgaaacaattAATTACATTAAGGAAAAAAGTCGAGGGTAAAACGGAATGATAACGGCAAACATTTAATTCACAATTACATCAAAAAGAAggtcatgttttaaaaaatctaaaaaacaCTAATCCATGGTTATCGTCTTGTATACCATTTCACGAAATATCGTGCATAAACTCATTGAATCTAGATTGGAGTCTGTACAAAACCCCATTTTGTGTGGATTTTGGTGCAAAAAACAAGTTAACAGCTTTTTCCTTAAGAAGATTCTGCCTGTTATATCTATACTATGTTGACAAAATTGATTATAAAGTATATGCTGAAATGAGAATCAAGACTTGGGAGCAAAAGATTTTGTTTAAGCACAAAGTACCGAAAAAAACGCCATCATAGATTTTggatatttaaatgtttccttGCAGTAGTAGTTTATTCTTTACACATTGTCTATTTCAGTGTCacttttatttctgatttttcTAGCCtattaagtatatatttatacagtaCTCTAAAGgctagaaaaaaaataatatttgttactGCCCCGTGTTGATGTTTGATAGAAGTAGATGTAATTGCAGTATTGAATGAAATTGTATGATTGGTGTTGTAATGATCAGCTTTCTTTGTAATGATGCTATTCAGTACTTAGTTGTTATACTTGATGCACTGGTGGGTctagtttttgaaaaacaagaggcacatcagtgcctgtgctccactggccaaaaggttcaagcaaagaccacctaacgaacattttcttcaagtttcatagaaatacaatcatcaatttttgaggagaagttatttaaaaaaaatttttactttaatagctctggctgccatgttgtgcagtggaccgaaatgatttgggcaatttgagtaaaggagcaccaaacaaacatttctgtcaagttttatcgaaaaa comes from the Mya arenaria isolate MELC-2E11 chromosome 13, ASM2691426v1 genome and includes:
- the LOC128212831 gene encoding lymphocyte expansion molecule-like isoform X2, giving the protein MAEKKFKGSPFGTQTARFDVSGVHPKKKMPGTFTEIPYDKKSIEELNRRMGPGSYYVDVGGFNRKSVEERSSGPGWSRAHEVERMAALPHLLHKEQWELKKELVRKLGPGSYEIKDFLESSDLKPRSALGICETRATRFKEQQSEVPGPGTYGDGGIPHAAKEAKEQISTSTIGMLDAGSSTPRNLPSVGSKLGPGTYNFKSFAEERVNKVTSLRGPYDLFSGDRNKPITVGYLAAPKLANLGPGQYQLKSFVDDWDTIHRNRQGRFGKVSQYPERPTERVFCSTLSQCPKETIQPGPGQYEPGQLSKPESKKPPGFLSTAQRNDKLSQKFFTRNFNPVGPGRYDVQKWEEAQHKNGHQSVFLAKTGKLSLTMEKFLKERVRAKDVRVEDRVFLVPPQGPPGYDLPRIQF
- the LOC128212831 gene encoding lymphocyte expansion molecule-like isoform X1, with product MAEKKFKGSPFGTQTARFDVSGVHPKKKMPGTFTEIPYDKKSIEELNRRMGPGSYYVDVGGFNRKSVEERSSGPGWSRAHEVERMAALPHLLHKEQWELKKELVRKLGPGSYEIKDFLESSDLKPRSALGICETRATRFKEQQSEVPGPGTYGDGGIPHAAKEAKEQISTSTIGMLDAGSSTPRNLPSVGSKLGPGTYNFKSFAEERVNKVTSLRGPYDLFSGDRNKPITVGYLAAPKLANLGPGQYQLKSFVDDWDTIHRNRQGRFGKVSQYPERPTERVFCSTLSQCPKETIQPGPGQYEPGQLSKPESKKPPGFLSTAQRNDKLSQKFFTRNFNPVGPGRYDVQKWEEAQHKNGHQSVFLAKTGKLSLTMEKFLKERVRAKDVRVEDRVFLVPPQGPPGYDLPRSNTQENFVKRRAITIA